In Camelina sativa cultivar DH55 chromosome 16, Cs, whole genome shotgun sequence, a single window of DNA contains:
- the LOC104750230 gene encoding bromodomain-containing protein 4, with protein MKRKRGHKKGTKSKKSKSGDLIESNENAETQTSEQSSEGHVECEKSEHDESTRMEVDAPSSTGSGNSPVAASVDPAAKSVARVKVKLKTSKAPEPDDVGNDKSSSLAVCVKPDEKKEELVPGLPERRPVFLNVYRKTKGIKIKTSKALDGSSSVTEKSADAVKVQDAVVLQKETKTPDEKPQASKNEPENTPISLQKEEKKSDLNSRYNKQELEDSLTVIKKIMKMDAADPFNAPVNPEALGIPDYFDIIKTPMDFGTICNNFEKSNKYMNSEDVYKDVQYIWNNCSKYNKKGDYIVDLMKRVKKNFMKYWTAAGLYTEQSAGENTDDGGKTSTKGSQSKQKSHKRHGRHHKSDCMCAVCVLKRRKRERERDTQGHSGAQEESSFVGSPSVGNSSINMGDEQDMDTDVDNKTEQEKTEIVELDSPVSEKQRVTESKQEVEEEEENVEVESENKAEANVEDKTQSIDRSMDETGDEPVTSATEKLVALASVVGPKSTQNEEEEKEKQLQKQKKRQELERNEWRMKMQEKFEVRNPQLLSLCETLFPNDNNHTSVWNGPHSLFKSRGGPNRNSALHKAVEALMK; from the exons atgaagcgTAAAAGAGGACATAAGAAAGGGACGAAGTCTAAGAAATCCAAGTCTGGTGACTTGATTGAGTCTAACGAAAACGCGGAGACTCAAACTTCAGAGCAGAGTTCTGAAGGTCATGTTGAGTGTGAGAAGAGTGAACATGATGAATCTACTAGAATGGAGGTTGATGCTCCTTCTTCTACCGGGAGTGGTAATTCACCTGTTGCTGCTAGTGTAGATCCAGCGGCGAAGTCGGTTGCGCGTGTTAAGGTTAAACTGAAGACTTCGAAAGCACCAGAACCCGATGATGTTGGTAATGATAAGAGTAGTTCTCTAGCGGTGTGTGTAAAACCTGATGAGAAAAAGGAGGAGTTGGTTCCTGGTTTGCCTGAGAGAAGGCCAGTGTTTCTGAATGTTTACAGGAAAACCAAAGGTATAAAGATTAAGACTTCGAAGGCGCTTGATGGATCTAGCTCAGTTACTGAGAAGAGTGCGGATGCTGTCAAGGTTCAGGATGCAGTAGTGCTTCAAAAGGAGACGAAAACGCCTGATGAGAAGCCTCAAGCCAGTAAGAATGAGCCAGAAAACACACCGATTTCTTTgcagaaagaggagaagaagtcTGATCTAAATTCACGATACAACAAACAAGAACTGGAAGATTCTCTTACT GTGATCAAGAAGATTATGAAGATGGATGCTGCTGATCCTTTCAATGCTCCCGTCAACCCAGAAGCTCTTGGAATTCCT GACTACTTTGATATCATCAAGACACCTATGGATTTTGGAACAATATGCAACAATTTTGAGAAAAGcaataaatatatgaattctGAGGATGTTTACAAGGATGTCCAGTACATTTGGAATAACTGTTCCAAGTATAATAAGAAAGGTGATTATATTGTGGATCTGATGAAGCGAGTGAagaaaaatttcatgaaatactGGACTGCAGCAGGGTTGTATACTGAGCAATCAGCAG GAGAAAATACAGACGATGGTGGGAAGACATCCACCAAAGGCAGTCAATCAAAGCAGAAAAGCCATAAACGCCATGG AAGGCACCACAAGAGTGATTGCATGTGTGCAGTATGTGTTTTGAAGCGACGTAAAAGAGAACGTGAACGAGATACTCAAGGACATTCTGGAGCACAAGAG GAATCTTCATTTGTGGGTAGTCCGTCTGTGGGTAATTCATCAATAAACATGGGTGATGAGCAGGACATGGATACTGATGTCGACAACAAAACtgaacaagaaaaaacagaaatcgTGGAACTAGATAGTCCGGTGTCAGAGAAACAAAGAGTGACTGAAAGTAAAcaagaggtggaggaggaggaggagaacgtAGAAGTGGAAAGTGAAAATAAAGCCGAAGCTAATGTAGAGGATAAGACTCAATCGATTGATAGATCAATGGATGAGACTGGTGATGAACCAGTGACTAGTGCTACAGAGAAATTGGTTGCTTTAGCTTCTGTTGTAGGTCCAAAATCGACTCagaatgaagaggaagagaaggaaaaacaaCTACAAAAGCAAAAG AAACGGCAGGAGTTGGAGCGAAATGAATGGAGGATGAAGATGCAAGAGAAGTTCGAAGTCAGAAACCCGCAGCTTCTAAGTCTCTGTGAGACTCTGTTCCCTAATGACAACAACCATACGTCCGTGTGGAACGGACCTCACTCACTGTTTAAAAGTCGTGGAGGTCCAAATCGTAATAGTGCTTTACACAAAGCAGTGGAGGCACTGATGAAGTAG
- the LOC104750229 gene encoding cationic amino acid transporter 2, vacuolar-like, protein MAMARDGLLPSVFSDVNRHTQVPVKATVATGLCAATLSFFMDVSQLAGMVSVGTLLAFTMVAVSVLILRYVPPDELPIPSFLQERIDSVSFLCGETKSSGHAGTSNSSQQPLISKSDASVDFPVIKNQEALGCWVSEENRRMVAGWSIMFTCIGAFLLSYAASSVSFPGLLRYSLCGIGGSFLLAGLIALSSIDQDDARHTFGHSGGYMCPFIPLLPIICILINMYLLVKLGSATWARVSVWLLIGVIVYVLYGRKHSSLANAVYVTTAHAEEIYREHEGSLA, encoded by the exons ATGGCAATGGCTAGGGATGGTCTGCTGCCTTCTGTTTTTTCAGACGTTAATAGACACACACAGGTTCCGGTTAAAGCAACCGTGGCAACTGGGTTGTGTGCTGCAACCTTATCGTTCTTTATGGATGTGTCGCAGCTTGCAGGAATG GTGAGTGTTGGGACGCTTCTGGCATTTACAATGGTGGCGGTATCAGTGTTGATACTCAGATATGTTCCTCCAGATGAGCTACCTATTCCGTCATTTCTTCAAGAGAGGATTGATTCTGTTTCCTTCTTATGTGGTGAAACAAAGTCATCCGGTCATGCAGGCACTTCCAATAGCAGTCAACAACCTTTAATTAGCAAAAGTGATGCGTCCGTCGATTTCCCGGttatcaagaatcaagaagctCTAGGGTGTT GGGTCAGCGAAGAAAACAGAAGGATGGTCGCTGGATGGAGCATTATGTTCACCTGTATTGGGGCCTTCCTTTTAAGTTATGCAGCATCAAGCGTGAGCTTCCCAGG GCTTCTTAGATATTCGTTGTGTGGTATTGGTGGAAGTTTCCTCCTTGCTGGTTTGATTGCTCTGAGTTCTATAGATCAGGATGATGCCAGGCACACTTTTGGACATTCTGGAG GTTACATGTGCCCGTTTATTCCCCTTCTGCCGATCATATGCATTCTCATCAACATGTACCTTTTGGTTAAACTTGG ATCTGCTACATGGGCTCGTGTATCGGTGTGGCTGCTGATTGGAGTGATTGTGTATGTTCTCTATGGCCGAAAACACAGCTCGCTCGCCAATGCAGTTTACGTAACAACAGCTCATGCGGAGGAGATATATCGCGAACATGAAGGTTCTTTGGCATAG
- the LOC104753526 gene encoding cationic amino acid transporter 2, vacuolar-like — translation MGFLVDTQKEGGGHSWGYVRSLVRRKQVDSANGQQSHNGPHQLAKALTVPHLVAIGVGATIGAGVYILVGTVAREYSGPSLALSFLIAGIAAGLSAFCYAELSSRCPSAGSAYHYSYICVGEGAAWIIGWALILEYTIGGAAIARGISPNLCVTLLIVIVCTGSSALIFGGEDGLPAILARHQIPGLDVVVDPCAAVLVFVVTGLLCMGIKESTFAQGIVTAINVCVLLFVIVAGSYLGFKTGWAGYELPTGFFPFGVDGMFAGSATVFFAFIGFDSVASTAEEVKNPQRDLPIGIGLALLLCCSLYMMVSIVIVGLIPYYAMDPDTPISSAFASHDMQWAVYLITLGAVMALCSGLMGALLPQPRILMAMARDGLLPSVFSDVNRHTQVPVKATVATGLCAATLSFFMDVSQLAGMVSVGTLLAFTMVAVSVLILRYVPPDELPIPSFLQERIDSVSFLCGETKSSGHAGTSNSSQQPLISKSDASVDFPVIKNQEALGCCKLHQETQLFFWGTYMF, via the exons atGGGATTTTTGGTGGATACGCAAAAGGAAGGAGGTGGGCATTCATGGGGTTACGTTAGGAGTTTGGTGAGAAGGAAACAAGTCGACTCTGCTAATGGTCAACAATCTCATAATGGTCCTCATCAACTCGCAAAAGCCCTCACTGTTCCTCACCTCGTTGCTATTG GTGTTGGAGCAACAATAGGAGCTGGAGTTTATATACTTGTAGGAACAGTAGCGAGAGAGTATTCAGGACCATCTCTAGCTTTGTCTTTTCTTATTGCTGGGATTGCTGCTGGTCTTTCTGCGTTTTGTTATGCTGAACTCTCTAGTCGTTGTCCTTCAGCTGGGAGTGCCTATCACTATTCCTACATTTGTGTTGGTGAAGG TGCTGCGTGGATAATCGGTTGGGCGTTAATTCTGGAATACACGATTGGTGGGGCAGCTATTGCCCGCGGCATATCTCCAAATCTG TGTGTGACATTGCTGATAGTGATAGTTTGCACTGGTAGTTCG GCACTAATTTTTGGTGGTGAAGATGGTTTGCCTGCAATTTTAGCACGTCACCAGATACCAGgccttgatgttgttgttgatcccTGCGCTGCTGTACTTGTGTTCGTTGTTACTGGCCTTTTGTGCATGGGAATAAAAGAG AGCACATTTGCTCAGGGAATTGTAACTGCAATCAATGTGTGCGTCTTGTTATTTGTCATAGTAGCTGGCAGTTATCTGGGCTTCAAGACAGGTTGGGCTGGTTATGAACTTCCGACAGG gttctTTCCATTCGGAGTGGATGGAATGTTTGCTGGTTCTGCTACAGTCTTTTTTGCATTTATTGGGTTTGATTCGGTTGCAAGTACTGCAGAGGAG GTGAAAAATCCCCAACGGGATTTACCGATTGGTATTGGTCTTGCTCTCTTGCTCTGCTGTTCTCTCTACATGATGGTCTCCATTGTAATTGTTGGTTTAATTCCTTACTATGCCATGGATCCTGACACTCCGATATCCTCTGCATTCGCTAGTCATGACATGCAATGGGCTGT ATACTTAATAACTTTAGGAGCCGTCATGGCTCTCTGCTCAGGTTTAATGGGTGCCCTTCTCCCTCAG CCACGAATTCTGATGGCAATGGCTAGGGATGGTCTGCTGCCTTCTGTTTTTTCAGACGTTAATAGACACACACAGGTTCCGGTTAAAGCAACCGTGGCAACTGGGTTGTGTGCTGCAACCTTATCGTTCTTTATGGATGTGTCGCAGCTTGCAGGAATG GTGAGTGTTGGGACGCTTCTGGCATTTACAATGGTGGCGGTATCAGTGTTGATACTCAGATATGTTCCTCCAGATGAGCTACCTATTCCGTCATTTCTTCAAGAGAGGATTGATTCTGTTTCCTTCTTATGTGGTGAAACAAAGTCATCCGGTCATGCAGGCACTTCCAATAGCAGTCAACAACCTTTAATTAGCAAAAGTGATGCGTCCGTCGATTTCCCGGttatcaagaatcaagaagctCTAGGGTGTTGTAAGTTACATCAAGAAACTCAGCTCTTTTTTTGGGGAACATACATGTTTTAG